One Aegilops tauschii subsp. strangulata cultivar AL8/78 chromosome 7, Aet v6.0, whole genome shotgun sequence genomic window carries:
- the LOC109776273 gene encoding xyloglucan O-acetyltransferase 2-like — protein sequence MKSTEKCVSNGKPDNGYLNWRWQPAGCNLSELDPAEFLRAVRGKLLAFVGDSTARNQAESLVCFLSTVSRPETTHRYEEPVGHEFWRWVFPAPHNVTISTYWSPFLVRAEGRSVDYAMTQDTLFLDALTEPWTADVDAMDVMVISAGHWFNHPAVYYDDGQIAGVFSRPDVNETDIGGGYVGVYRKVIRRVLEYVNEKSSGDKLVVVSTIAPAHFDARYAWNHRDACSQPNPYDEGEVPEDANTAEMRKAVLEEGAAAKRQRRGLRFDVLDVTRLASMRPDGHPGAYIVKDRYCAGKPMPETVNNDCLHWCAPGPVDTFNDILVQMVAASG from the coding sequence ATGAAGAGCACGGAGAAGTGCGTCAGCAACGGCAAGCCGGACAACGGGTACCTGAACTGGCGGTGGCAGCCGGCGGGCTGTAACCTCTCCGAGCTCGACCCGGCAGAGTTCCTCCGGGCAGTCCGGGGCAAGCTCCTGGCTTTCGTCGGCGACTCCACGGCGCGCAACCAGGCGGAGTCCCTCGTCTGCTTCCTCTCCACCGTGTCGCGGCCGGAGACGACGCACCGGTACGAGGAGCCCGTGGGCCACGAGTTCTGGCGGTGGGTCTTCCCGGCGCCGCACAACGTCACCATCTCCACGTACTGGTCGCCGTTCCTCGTGCGCGCCGAGGGCAGGTCGGTGGACTACGCCATGACGCAGGACACGCTGTTCCTGGACGCGCTCACCGAGCCGTGGACGGCGGACGTGGACGCGATGGACGTCATGGTGATCTCGGCGGGGCACTGGTTCAACCACCCGGCCGTCTACTACGACGACGGGCAGATCGCCGGCGTGTTTTCCCGTCCGGACGTAAACGAGACCGACATCGGCGGCGGCTACGTCGGCGTGTACCGCAAGGTGATCCGGAGGGTACTTGAGTACGTCAACGAAAAGTCGAGCGGCGACAAGCTGGTGGTGGTGTCAACCATCGCGCCGGCGCACTTCGACGCCAGGTACGCCTGGAATCACCGGGATGCGTGCTCGCAGCCGAATCCGTATGATGAGGGAGAGGTGCCCGAGGATGCGAACACGGCCGAGATGAGGAAGGCCGTgctggaggagggggcggcggcaaAAAGGCAGCGACGGGGGCTGCGGTTCGATGTGCTGGACGTGACGAGGCTGGCGTCCATGCGGCCCGATGGGCACCCAGGCGCCTACATCGTGAAGGACAGGTACTGTGCCGGAAAGCCCATGCCGGAGACGGTTAACAACGACTGCCTGCACTGGTGCGCGCCGGGGCCGGTGGACACGTTCAACGACATACTGGTGCAGATGGTGGCCGCAAGCGGCTGA